The stretch of DNA GATTGATTCGAGCGTGCGGTTGAACCCGGCGATGATCATCCGGTAACCGCCGCGGAACGCCTTTTCGTCGCCGCGGATCGAGAGGTCGCCGGCGCGGGCGGCGTCCGTGAGTTTGATCGTCTCCTTGTGGAGATGGTCGAGGGACCTGACCATCAGGGTGAGGGCGGGCCTGATCTCGTCGCCCTCGTCGGTGACCGGGAACTCCGTGACATACTCGCCGAGGGCGATCTTCTTTAAGTTCCCGACGACGTTCGTCTGGAGGTCGCCGGCGAACTCGTCCATCGTTTTCGCCATGACGCCGATCTCGTCCTGGCGCCGGATGTTGAGTCGGGCGGAGAGGTGGCCGTTGCGAAGTTCTTTGAGCATGAGAACGACCTGCTGGAGGGGGTCGGAGATCGAGCGGCCGAAGAGGATGGCGATTGCAACGCCCATGGCGACGGAAGCGAGGAGGACGACGATGATCGTGTTCCTGATGGTGTCGATCGGCCCGGTGAAGTCGGAGAGTTCGGCGCGCGAGACGATGTACCAGTCGAGGGGCTCATAGTAGGTGTAGGCGTCGATGATGTCGGTGCCGTCGATCTGGTGGCGGATCACCCCGACCTTGTTCTCCAGCATCTCCTGGACAAAGCCCTCCCCGGACCAGTTCTCGCCTTCAATGGAGGGGTGGACGAGGACCTGGCCGGTGCTGTCGGTGACGAACATATAGCCGTTTTTCCCGATGACCGTCTCCCTCAGGCTTGCCTTGACGACGTCGAGGGTCTCCTCTTCCTCGGTCCCGACGAAGAGCACCCCGACGGTCCTGCCTCCGCTGTCCTTTATCGGCTCATATGCCGTGACATAGCGTTTGCCGAAGAGGTCGCGGCTCCCGTAGTAGGTCTCCCCCTGGTTCACGACGACGTCGTAGACGTTCTGGGTCAGTTCGGTCCCGACCGCCCGCGTCCCGTCGGTCCCGATGACGTTGGTGGAGATCCGGACGGCGTGGTCGTCGAAGACCTGGAAGACCGTCGCCGCCCCGCCGACCAGGGACTGGACCTGGTCGACGATCTCGAAGTTGTCGTTGATGACATACGGGTTGCCGTCGGCGCCCACCAGCACCAGTCGCCCGTTGATCACCTCGGGGGTGCCCCGGGCGTAGAAGTTCTCCCGGAGTACGTTGAGGTCGCTGTTCACCTTGTTACGCGTGAGTTTGTAGACGTCGTTGGTCCACCCCTTCGCGTCGTGCACCTGCGTCTCAAGCAGCGTCTCGATCTGTTCGTTGATCACCCCGCTCGAACTGGTGTATGCCACCAGCCCGAGCATGAGCGCCGGGATGATCGCGAGAAAGAGGCAGATGACAAGGATCTTTGTCCCGACTTTCATGTCTGAAAAAAACGCGAACATGCTGTTATCCGTCCCACGTGCTCTGTGTTACTCATAGGGAGATTCACATGGGCGGATAAATAATGATCCGTTGTAAAATCAATGATTTTTTGCCGGGTTATGCGGAAACCCGGGCATTCCAGAGATGATTTCGATCGAAAACCAGATCCGGGATGAGAGTGGCTGTAATCCCGGATCCCTGTTCCCCGGTTATTTCCCGGCTTCCGAGATCACCAGCCCGCGATCGGCAAGGATCGCCGCTGCATCGAGGACGAAACGCGAGCCTTCCGCAACGCCGAGGAGGTAGCGCTCCCCGATAGGCGTCGAACCGGGATCGACGGGAGAGAGATCGCCGGTCGGCGTGGTGCCGATGTCGGTGATGTAGTCGGCGAGGATGCCGAAGGTCATCGTCCCGTCGGTGAGGACGATGACCCGGTTGAGGTCGGTCAGTCCTTCCTCCGGGATCGAGAAGACTCTGCGGAGATCGACGACGGAAATGATCTCCCCCCTGACGGCACAGATCCCGGCGATAAAATCGGGCACCCCCGGAACCGGGGTGATCTCGCGGATGATGAAGACCTCGCGAACATAGCGCGTCTCGACGGCATATTCGCGAGAGGCGAGCCTGAACGTGAGGATCTCCGAGAGTGCAGCCTCGTGCGGCTCCTCCTCGGGCTGCGCAAGCGCCCGGGCACGGTTCTGGAGGAGTCTTCCGGCTCTTTCGAGGTCGAACGGCGGCGCCTCAACCTCCGCCCCGGCAGGGGCGGCGGGGGGGAGTGGCACACCCTCGCCCCCTCCGGCAAGGAGTGCGGCGAGGTCATGGATGAGGACGGTCCCGTCTTCGGTCAGCAGCACGCCGGGCGGCGAAGGGGCGGGGAGGGGGACCGGGCTCTCCTGCACCCCCTTCACCCGGTCCACCCGGAGGGCGGCGCATCTCCTGACGATGACGAGGGAGTCGGTGGAGAGAGGGGAACGGTCGGGAAGGCCGAGAAGTATCCTCGCCGAGTAGACCGGGATGTGGCGGCCGTGGAGGTTCAGGGTGGCGGGGGCGCCCTTCTGCCCGGGCTGCAGTGCCACCATGCCGACGACCTGCCTGACCTCGGAGAGGGGGAGTGCACAGACGATCCTCTCGACGGTGAAGAGCAGGAGGTGCGGGTGGCTCATGGTTGATCGAAGATTGCCCGCGAGCGGGTTAAAGGTTTGCGGGTGCGGCCGGGAGGTGAATTCGCCTCCGGCCCAGGGCGGCGATCCGGCCGGCAGCATGGTGGAGGTACGGGGCCTCGCGGACCGGTTCACTTCAACGATCCGGCGAACCCTGCCGATGCATCGAGAGAGAGCGAAAGTCGCCTCGCCTGTTATCCGATCATTGCGCGCAGGGTGCAATAGGATCAGAACGGCACAGAAATTCTTTTTTCATCCCGGTGGACCGTTTCAGACGGCGGGCAGGCACCACAACACGGTTCAGACCGGAACCCGGACCGCACGAAAAGATCAGGTTTATTCCCTGCCGGGATTTATCCGATAACCATGAACAAGAAAGTCGTCCTGTGTGCGATGACCCTCCTCATCGCCGTGCTGATCTGCGGATGTACGACAAACGCCCCTCAAGAAAGCACCGTTCCTGCTGCTGCCGAAATCCCGAGCCTTACCGGTAACTGGACCGGCAGCATGGCAGGCTACGAGTACGGAGCGGGCTACACCAACTTTTCCGGCTACACCATCACCATGAGCGTCACCGAACAGAGAGACCGGATCTTTTCGGGAGAGTTTGTCTTCACGAACGAGAGTGGGTTCCACGTCTGGGAGAACGCGCCCTTCGCCGCGGTGATCGACCGTGACGGCAGGACGATTACGATGATCGAGGACGGCGGAGGATATACTTCAGGCTCCATCATCTCATCCGACGAGATAGAGCTCATCTACGCCGATGGAAACGACCCCTTCAACATAGCAATCAACGTCCTGAAGCGGAGTTGAGAAAGATCCCTTTTTTTCTTTTTAGGGACTGCTTCCAACCGCCTGATCTACGCTCCCCGCGGGGTTTGATCGCAACGGCAGGCCAACGAATTTTATTTCAATCCGACAATATATTTATGCCGTGACGGCAGATAGCCCTCCATGTCGCCATCTCGACGATACGCGTATTTTTTCCTGATTGCGGTGCTGACCGGAGCGCTGGCCCTGGCCGCCGGCTGCCTCTCAGAACCCGAAGACACATCCGGAGATCTGACCGGCCCGGCCACGCCGGCTGCCCTGACCTACTACACCGAAGACCTCCCGCCGTATAACTACCTGGAGAACGGCACCCTGCAGGGGATCTCCGTCGACCTGCTCGAGGCGATCACCGAACAGATGGGTGAGAAGGTACCCCGTGACGAGGTGCGCCTCGCCCCCTGGACCGAGGGCTACACGGCGGCCCTCACGCAGAATGCGACGGTGCTCTTCACCATGGCACGAACGCCCGAGCGGGAGACATCTTTCAAGTGGGTCGGGCCGATCTCTACTGATAGATATGTCCTGTTTGCCGGACGTGACCGGGCTATCGCCGTCGCCGGCCCGGACGACCTGAAGAACTACCGGATCGGGGTGATCGCCGACGATATCTCAATCCAGCAGCTCCTCGATCTCGGGGTGGACCGGAGCCGGCTCGTACAGGAAACGAACGTCTCCGCGATCATCGCCGGGCTCGAGAGCGGCGAGATCGACCTCTGGTGCTACTCTGAGACCGGCGGCAGGCACTTCGCGGAGGAGGTGACCGGCAACGCCTACACCTACACGGTCGTCTTCACGCTCCAGGATGTCGATAACTACTACGCCTTCAGCAGGGATGTCCCGGACGAGACGGTCAGGTCCTTCCAGCAGGCCCTCGACGCCCTCAAACTTGAGACAGACGCCACGGGGATCAGCACCTACGAGCAGATCCTGGGCAGATACATCCCGTCGATCGGCTTCACCCACCTCAAGTACCTGACCGAAGAGTGGGCCCCGTTCAACTATGAGAAAGAAGGGAGGGCCGCCGGCATCTCAGTCGAGATCCTGGAGGCGGTCTTTTCGAATATCGGCGTGAACCGCACAGGATCCGACGTCCGGATCGTCCCTCTGGCAGAAGGTCTGCAGGCGGCGCAGAACGACACCGGCACCGTGCTCTTCTCCCTCGCCCGCACGCCCGAACGCGAACCCCTCTACCAGTGGGCCGGACCATTCGCCAGCGCAAGGTTCGTCCTCTTTGCGCCGGCGGCGCGGAACATCGCCATCGCCTCGCCCCAGGACCTGGACCGCTACCGGATCGGTGTCGTTGAAGAATCCGTCGAAAAGGACTTCCTCCTCGCGCTGGGCGTGAACGCGTCCGGTCTGGTCGCGGGAGAGACCCCAAAAGACCTCGTTTCGATGCTGGAGGAGGATCGGATCGACCTCTGGGCAACCGGGGAACTCGCCGGGCGGCACCAGATGATGCAGACCGGAGGAGACCCGGACGTCTACGAGATGGTCTATACCCTGGGCGAGAGCGACCTCTATTACGTCTTCAGCAAGGACGTCCCGGCGACGCTGATCCGCACCTTCCGCCAGGCCCTCGACACCGTGCGAAACCAGAAGGACGAGCAGGGCGTCAGCGAGTATGAGCGGATCATCTACCGGAACCTCGGGGTCGGGTGCACGGGGCAGACCTTCTCAGATGAAGCGGTGATCGCCCTCGTGGATATGACCGCCGCAGCGATCGAGAGGGATGCCGCCGACACCTTCAGGCGGATCAACGCAGGCGAAGCACCGTATCGCGATCCTGAGGACCCGGCCCTTTACGCCTTTGTCTATGATGCAGATCTGACGATGGTCGCCCACGCGGACAACATCAGACTCGTCGGCGCAAACTTCAGGGGCAAGACGGACGTTGCCGGAAAAGCGTTCCGCGACGAGATCCTCAAAGGAGCCCTGGAGAACGGCACCGGGTGGGCGGAGTATGTCTATGTGAACCCGGTCCAGCCGAACCTGTATTACAAGACCACCTACTACCGGTTAACCACGGGGAGCGACGGGAACGCCTACATTGTATGCAGCGGCAATTTCAAGCGCTGCGATGCATGACAGACTCCCATATTTTTATCAGCGGACGCCGCAACTCCCATGCATGAGACCATATGCACTCCTTGTGATTGCTGCACTCGTGCTGGCAGCCGTCCTTGGTGCCGGCTGTACCGGCACCGATACCCCGCTCCCGGAGAACCAATCGACAGCGACACCGACCGCCACCCC from Methanofollis liminatans DSM 4140 encodes:
- a CDS encoding methyl-accepting chemotaxis protein; the protein is MKVGTKILVICLFLAIIPALMLGLVAYTSSSGVINEQIETLLETQVHDAKGWTNDVYKLTRNKVNSDLNVLRENFYARGTPEVINGRLVLVGADGNPYVINDNFEIVDQVQSLVGGAATVFQVFDDHAVRISTNVIGTDGTRAVGTELTQNVYDVVVNQGETYYGSRDLFGKRYVTAYEPIKDSGGRTVGVLFVGTEEEETLDVVKASLRETVIGKNGYMFVTDSTGQVLVHPSIEGENWSGEGFVQEMLENKVGVIRHQIDGTDIIDAYTYYEPLDWYIVSRAELSDFTGPIDTIRNTIIVVLLASVAMGVAIAILFGRSISDPLQQVVLMLKELRNGHLSARLNIRRQDEIGVMAKTMDEFAGDLQTNVVGNLKKIALGEYVTEFPVTDEGDEIRPALTLMVRSLDHLHKETIKLTDAARAGDLSIRGDEKAFRGGYRMIIAGFNRTLESITEPVNEAMRLARFYASGDFTARFNENIPVAGEFVAYRDALNTIGIELSRLMKLISEELYEGVSVLSLASNEILAVTSQLSAASSQTAATVNETSDSVESVRKKTELVNQKTKDVSEKAMRALDVSKGGQKSVREILDGMNQIQQQMDMIRMNVIRLSEQSQAVGEIIATVTDISEQSNLLAVNASIEAAKAGEFGKGFAVVANEIHNLAEQSKKATANIRVILTDIQRGVSSTAVSTEQGIRSVADAARLTSNAQEAIEVLARSIADTSQEVIEIAASIQTQASGVDQISRAMENIRDAAQKNLETTHKAEKTAEDLHELGNRLKRITQQYRV
- a CDS encoding chemotaxis protein CheW translates to MSHPHLLLFTVERIVCALPLSEVRQVVGMVALQPGQKGAPATLNLHGRHIPVYSARILLGLPDRSPLSTDSLVIVRRCAALRVDRVKGVQESPVPLPAPSPPGVLLTEDGTVLIHDLAALLAGGGEGVPLPPAAPAGAEVEAPPFDLERAGRLLQNRARALAQPEEEPHEAALSEILTFRLASREYAVETRYVREVFIIREITPVPGVPDFIAGICAVRGEIISVVDLRRVFSIPEEGLTDLNRVIVLTDGTMTFGILADYITDIGTTPTGDLSPVDPGSTPIGERYLLGVAEGSRFVLDAAAILADRGLVISEAGK
- a CDS encoding transporter substrate-binding domain-containing protein, which produces MSPSRRYAYFFLIAVLTGALALAAGCLSEPEDTSGDLTGPATPAALTYYTEDLPPYNYLENGTLQGISVDLLEAITEQMGEKVPRDEVRLAPWTEGYTAALTQNATVLFTMARTPERETSFKWVGPISTDRYVLFAGRDRAIAVAGPDDLKNYRIGVIADDISIQQLLDLGVDRSRLVQETNVSAIIAGLESGEIDLWCYSETGGRHFAEEVTGNAYTYTVVFTLQDVDNYYAFSRDVPDETVRSFQQALDALKLETDATGISTYEQILGRYIPSIGFTHLKYLTEEWAPFNYEKEGRAAGISVEILEAVFSNIGVNRTGSDVRIVPLAEGLQAAQNDTGTVLFSLARTPEREPLYQWAGPFASARFVLFAPAARNIAIASPQDLDRYRIGVVEESVEKDFLLALGVNASGLVAGETPKDLVSMLEEDRIDLWATGELAGRHQMMQTGGDPDVYEMVYTLGESDLYYVFSKDVPATLIRTFRQALDTVRNQKDEQGVSEYERIIYRNLGVGCTGQTFSDEAVIALVDMTAAAIERDAADTFRRINAGEAPYRDPEDPALYAFVYDADLTMVAHADNIRLVGANFRGKTDVAGKAFRDEILKGALENGTGWAEYVYVNPVQPNLYYKTTYYRLTTGSDGNAYIVCSGNFKRCDA